In Ananas comosus cultivar F153 linkage group 14, ASM154086v1, whole genome shotgun sequence, the genomic stretch TCAACTTTACCAAGCAAAAATCTAATGCGAGTACTATGAAGATAAAATTGTTATGAATGAAGCTATGAGGGGGCGTAAATTGACTAAGTCGGATAGTTTGAGCAatgtttcttttttactttcgAAGAAACTGAACCTGGAATACGCCTAAATTGTACTCGTACTGATTCCCGAATATGGCCAATGTTTAAAGCCATGCTTCAACACCAAAAACTGTCAATTGCACAAATTGCAAAGATTACATCATTATTGTGTTTTTTACCTACAGGGTCTCTAatgttatgtaaattttaatgTGCCAATGTACTAcagatatttcatattttacgGGTGAAGCTACTCTCATCAAACTATTCTCGAGGTTTGGCCGGATTGTGGAGGGTGCGTTTTGCTGCTTCATTACTATCATTTAGGGGTTGTGATAATCGTGGCTCAATATAAACCCGCTTTTTTTTTGGCAGTTAAACTCGCTAAACATGAAGATTCGAAGAGGTCGAAGGGTTATGCTTTCATTCAATACGCGTCTCAAGATGATGCCATTTCAGCAATGGAGCAAATGGATCAAAAGGTCCACTTCCCAGAACTTTCCATTTTCTTTCTAATCATTCCAAGCGATCAAATAATATTTACACCTAAACTGCATCCCTATCTCAAAAGTGCGTCCGAGAAATGCATCGTCAACCAACGTATGGTTTTAGTAAGAAAGTTTACATGGCTTGGGTTTACCATTCTTTGATTTCAGGGTTCTTTGGtgaactcgttgaacttcttaGGTACAGAACGTAGAAAGCCTCCGTGAACTCTAGTGCTGTTTTTCTATGCCACTGCCTTAAAAATTACGGGAACAAACTGATTTCGATCAACCACCTAACCCGaatttttatcacttttttgAAACTGCCGTTAGCATGTGATTGTCATCTGACCTGTAAACTTCAGATTGTACCCTTTTTGTGAATACTGAGGTGAATTTAAGGGCGATTTGAGTTATTTAGCTTTTATGTGACTTATGGTTGCGAAGGAAAACTGAAAGAAATCAGCCATAGTCCTCGATTGAAAGAGCAAACTGTCCATTTAAAATTTAGGTGGTTATCTGTAATTGAGCTGAAGTTCCCTTCTACTTATATTGCATTATTCACATGTTGGTACTATAACTTATCTTCTCTTTTGTCGCTTTCGTTTTATCTTTTTACTTCTCTTACAAGCATTAAAAATCAATTGCTctcctctcctttttcttttttccagaGAATTGATGGTAGGACGATCTATGCTGAGATTGCGAAGCCAGTGAACAATGGATTTGCTGATTACCCAATTACCTCGGGCCCACCCTCAGGGCGAAATCAGCAACCCAATTGTTTTAAGGATCATTCATATGAGGAAGATGCTGCTTACGCTAGTTGAATGAAGATATATAAATCGCTTCATATTTGTGCTTGATCTGGATCTAAGTTCTGCAATAGAAGCGCAACAGCAACTGCAATGGAGGATTCAACTGCAGTTCAAACTGAAACTGGGGGCCTTAAAAGTTCATTTCAAAGAAAGCAAGGAGAAAAAAATCGAAGTTACTCCGCCTCTAACAAAACCTGCTCTGTGCACATAAATGCCCGCATTGAGGCCTGCGTTTCTTCAATTTTGCTTGGACGAAgaaattatttgtaaaaatgtgTTCCAACAGATTTTATTTGTCAACCACTTTGTTCTCTTCCTTTTGTGAGAATGCGATGCTCGAATAATATAATGTTGCTTCTAAGTAGTTACTTAAAACATTATTGAATCACTGTTTTGACCGAAGTCAATTGCATTGGAtgatttaggcttcgtttggaattgcagGGAAATTGTATTACGTGTGGTAAAAAAGTAcgttgaaaaattattatatttgttttcgtacgtaatattgcgttccgtatatcgcgatgagtcggttacgatatatttttttttagttttaccGAAAaacgtaaaaatatatttctatatatttttatcttaattctattttatttaataacgtCAGATAGGTCTTAATGCCAATCTAAGTCTTAAACAAATAAGCTTAGATATGCGAAAAATTTACGCGTCAACTATATTTTTCCGATTTTGTGTCGTTTAAAATCCGAGCTCTATTGTGACTATAAAATaagttgaaataaataaatcattttACAGTAAAAAGATAAcatgataaatttataattctaaTAAAACTAGAATCTTTTACTGGGacaattaagttaaaaaaaaggggttaCGTGATGATGATACAATGATTATCCACAACATGTTATGACGGGGATATAGAGATAAATAGATTACTGTACAggggtatatatgtaaatatgtaaaacatttatttattttaaaaagtaaagtCGTAAAAGGTATGTCGGGGGCCATAGGAGAAGGCAACATCGTCGtgcctcttctctttcttcgtCTTCGCTCGTGGACTCGTACGAGTCTTCCTTTTTCCTCTCTTCACACCCCGCGACTTCGAGCTCCTCTAATGGCGGAAGCGAAGCCCCAAGAGGAGAcggggaagaagacgaaggcggAGGGACCagtggcggaggcggcggagggggagaaGGATCGACCCGTCCGAGTCTACGCCGATGGCATCTACGATCTCTTCCACTTCGGCCACGCCCGATCCCTCGAGCAAGCGAAGAAGCTGTAGTTTTGCACTCAAGCCCTCGAATTCTCTCTAATTTCTCTAGTATTGCTGTAGTGTTATCCCTATCTGCTTCCGTTTGTTATGGTTGTTACCTTTACTAGTGTTGAGTTTTGGTGATCTGTGATTGTAGAggattttttgggttttatttgcgAAATTTCTCTCCTCTTTGGTGGATTTGTGAATAATTCGAAGGGATTATAGTAGGTCTTAGCCTATATTTTCTGATCTGGGcttctttttttgttagttctatttcaaaatttttgggtttttcctcttttttagATTGCGTATGTGTGTAGATCAGGTGAATTAGGGCATAATCATTGTTTGTGTAGGGCCCAAGTTCGGTTTTTTACTCTTATTTGGAAAATGGTGAAGTTTctgttttcatgattttagggAGTTGGAGCTTACTAAGATTTGGATGTTTGTAAGTTGTAAGTGTTAGGAAGCATGTCTCTTTCAATGTTTTACTTTTGTCCCTTGGGCTATATACTGATTAGCTAAAAATTAagcaaaaataatatgaaaaaagaaGTGAATTGGGTATAGGCGTATGTTTCAGTGCGCAATAAGCCAATAACACGAAAAGGATTGAAGAGATCGGAAAAGGTTTTTTTAAGTCTAATGTTTCATCTAGCTattgtaatgatgcatgattttaTTGGTTGATTATTGGAACTCTTTACTACAAACTCCAAAGTTCTTGTAGCTCTATAACAGTGAAAAAAATTCTGCAATATGCTGACGAAAATTGTATTTGAGAGCTGACAGTTCTGATTTTTTAGGTTTCCAAACACGTATCTTCTTGTTGGATGTTGCAATGATGAATTGACACACAAATTTAAAGGGAAGACTGTCATGACTGAATCTGAGCGATATGAATCTCTTCGGCATTGCAAGTATTTTCTTTTGCTCTTTTCTTTAATAAcgttttctttatttctttttttcggttttgttttttttttattcgacGACTTAGTTGcacttttataattttcttaaaacttaattttgtgAAACATATTGTAGTTTGGATAATTATCCAAGCTGTTTATATAAGATGAGCATATTAGTATTTGAGGTAAAGAATAACCCCTATATTATATGTTCATATCCTTTCTACGTTGTACTTATTTGTCTAGAAGGTTTCAAGTTCTTTTGACAAGCAACTTCCTTATGAGCATTCACATTAATTAGATAGGATGTCATATTTAGCTGGTAGAAACATGTCGAGGATTACGAGAACAATATGCAAGCTGGTCAGAAGAAAATACATTACTATGGAACAAGATATAAAAGAAATTTGTATCAATATATCCCTTTCGTTCTCTTCTTTGACCTAGGGTTCTTTACTGTCAGAGTCATCCCTATTCTTCTATCTCTTGTTGCGCATAAAAAGGTTTGTTGGCCTTGAATATAGAGAAGTATGAAAGTTACCTTAAAATCTTCAACCTGGTTGTTGTTTATCTTTGTGCTTTGAATTCGCTTATTGGGTTCTTGGGAAATGGTTATTTAAACTGaagttgggaaaaaaaaaggaaattatgGTTATTTAAACTAAAGTTGGGAGAAAGAAGGAAATTATTGTTAGTTCCATAATAAATGAGAAACCAATCACCTGTTTTTactttgggggaaaaaaaaggaccaATAATTCTTCTGGGCCTTCTCTAAATCTGAAAGTATTTGTAATGTACAGCTGTCAATTTTGTTATCTTGGCAGATGGGTTGATGAAGTTATTCCTGATGCTCCTTGGGTTATCACAAAAGAGTTCCTAGACAAGCACAAGATTGACTATGTAGCTCACGACTCACTCCCGTAAGGTCACCTGGACCCTATTACATTTGTTTGATCTGTATGTTTTatgaaggtaaaaatgtataaagacccACTGTGCATGGGCCGTTATGAAATAGtcccctcaattttttttttttgggggacaACCACTCaacttgtgattttttttatttggctaTTCTGTCAATTGAATCAGGgattttattgaaattaataGCTCCTTTAACTATTGGTCATTACCGGAACCCATAGTTCCATTGCTCGAAAAGCAGGTAAAactgttaaatttgataaaattgctattagattttttggAATATCTAATTCAACTTACAAAAATAATTCGAAATAAAATAAGCAAAAGTTGAGGGGTGAGAAGCAAAAGAATAAGTCTCAGGCCTATttcattatacatttttacccgttTTGTTGATAGCAAAGAGTTGAAACACAGATCTTGCTGTTTTACTCCATGCTTTGTGTATCCAATTATAATTTGTTCCTCTGAAGCTTATGTGCTTGTTGTAAATGCATGTGAATGATGGACGTTATATATAGTTAACATAAAAGTTTTTGCATTCCCTGTTTGATGAGAAttaaacatttttctttttatttgtttctatcCTATCTACACAGATATGCCGATGCAAGTGGAGCTGGCAACGATGTATATGAATTTGTGAGTGTCAGTTGCTTGTTTCCATCTATTCGTGTTGGCTAAAATGTCAGAAACCCCTTAAATATTCTCCCCTTGAGATGTCAAAACCTACATTTTACTCCAGTGCATGGAGAAGTTATAGTTTAAGGAGGTAACATATAGATGTTCATATTTCAAGTTGGAAAgtgaaaataatgatatttaaTGGAAGGGTATCCCGCATTTAAGCCGTAGCTCTGTATACATTTTCTTCATGATTTATTTTCAGTTGATATTGTTCAAGTTCAGCATTAACTGGTCGAATTTAATAATTTCAGGTTAAATCAATTGGTAAGTTCAAGGAAACGAAACGCACTGATGGGATATCGACATCTGATATAATAATGCGGATCGTCAAAGATTACAACCAATACGTAATGCGCAACTTGGCCCGAGGCTACACTAGGAAGGATCTTGGTGTCAGCTATGTAAAGGCATGTGTAGAATACGAATTCTACAATGTTTTCATACGTGCGAATAGTGAAGATTAAACTTTATGATCGAAATTCTTTAACTTTATAATATGCAACGTGTGCTGgactttttttaatatatatatatatatatatatatatatatatatatatatatatatatatatatatatattagtttggGGCACTTGTTCTGATGATTTGGTTTTTCCAGGAAAAACGGTTGAGAGTAAATATGGGTTTAAAGAACCTGCGTGACAAAGTGAAGCAGCAACAGGAAAAAGTGGGTGAGAAGgtacattttttctttctccacCATGAATTTTTTTGTACAGAGAAAAAGGTTTGGTTGTGAAACACTTTTGAAATCCTGAATTTAGTGCATGCATGTTTGGATATTAGTAATAAGCCTAAAATCGCATGAAGATTTttggaggaaaagaaaaaacaatctTTCTATTCTCTTTTGATGTTTTGGCGTTCTCATGGAATAATGTGGTTTCACCATGTTTTTGGCCCAATTGTTAGTTACTTTTCACATGTCAAACCAAGTGTCCTACGGAACTGTGCTCAAGTTTTATTCTCAATTGAGCGGGACGTGCATGTGTTTGTCCTATGAGCAtcttcataataaaataaattaaaagagtGATAATAGTACTAGATTTAATTATGCACTACAATTAATTTggagaatataaatattttgtcaTACCAAAGTAATTATACAGAGGTACATGCCATGAAGaacatgaaaaagaaaatagagtaTGTTTCTTTTAATGTCTTAATGTTCTGTTTGGTTATTCGTGGGATCTTGGCTTTCATTTATGTTGATTGTAACCATTTATGGACTCGTGCAGTTGCACACAGTTGCAAAGCTTCACGAGGAGTGGGTCGAGAATGCGGATCGCTGGGTTGCCGGTTTTCTTGAGAAATTCGAGGAGGGATGCCATTCAATGGTGAGTAAAAAATTTACCCCATAACCCTAAAATAATTGCCAATTTCCGCTAACACAGCATCTAGATCAACTTTGGCACTGAAAATTTCATCAGGGAACGGCCATCAAAGAGCGAATCCAGGAGAGCCTCAAGAGGGGGCAATCGAAAGATTTCAGTTTGCTTCAGTACGAGGAGGAATAGTGCAAATTCGTGTTTTATGTACGCCTGTAAATCACATAGCTGTGAGTTGATTATAGGAGAACGCCTCTGCGAAAAACATGTACTTTTGTTAGCCGAAACTCCCTCATAACTGTTGTGCACTTCAAAACCTACATACTTAGTTGCTGGGTTTGTTGGATTATTTTCTTTGGATTATAGGTGAATATGTTTGGTTCTATTAGACCTATGCTTTTGTTTACACTGGAGCACAGGTACATGAACATTTGAGTTTGTTTGATTCATCTAGCCTAACATACTCTGCAGCTAGGTCAAACTTTACTATTTTCATCTAAtgtgtttcttttgttttaccTCCCTGAAGGATGAATCAAGTTGGTGGTGATATCAATCACATGTATTGGTCTGTGATCGAATCCATCATGCGAAATGTTGGCTCAGGTGCATTGAATTTGGTAAAAGCTTCTCAGGTTCAGCGTACCTGGACGCAATTCTAGTTCTGCGAAAGTCAGGTTCGCCAGAGTGCGACCTGTTTGCCATTTACTGTAGTTTTGCAAGTGGGTCATGACTCTTCTTTTCCGACGTGGTGTCGTCTCAAAGGACATGTATTTAAAAGTTTTGTTGACGTAGAAAGTTaaattgaacttttttttttttttagtatctaaaattagcttttactggttttgtgaaaaaaaaaaaaaaaatctgcattGTATCATATCTGGATACTCTAATCGGTGCAGTAACTTGAGTATCGCGGAGGCTTTCGTATttctaagttattttcgataacgaaacttttgaatcgacgatactgtattttaagtatttaaaaaataaattatgatttttcgatatcatttacctaataatTAAAAGGGCTCAAAAATCaattgttataaataaaaaaaattcataaaaaatttatcatatagtactaaaattgagatattaattttgttgtagataatataaaaaattttctaccaaaattttatccgtcttgaatatttttatattgttaaacttacaaacggcacacctcaatcattaaaaattattaattctaaaattttcaaattattagacaatcatattaaaaaattaaaaatttatttttaaaatattttaaaatatgttagattaattttaataaagctGATCCTCGATCATCCCAAACAGCTCAGGAGGACATCCTCTAGTCGTAGTAAATATATATCTACTCACTGTGATAAACGGATGATGAGTCTTCAGAGGCAAAATCGACGGTGGATGTTATGCCACGTGGGCCTCGACGTGCGCCATTTTGCACGTTATCATCAACCAACCACATTTTTTCCCACGCTCCGTTGGGATATCCAAAACCACTCAAAAACTCTCCTCCCNATGCAAACTAGTTTTATTACTTCTACAATAGTACCTGAAAAATACCATACATTTGCTAAActctcctccccctctctctctctctctctctctttccaaaCAATGGAAATTTCcagctaaaaaaataaacccaaaaaaccaggaaaaaaaaaaaaatggcgttTCTCCTTCCCAATCTCTCCgctccccctctcctctccccttaCCCTAATCCTTCCCCAAACCCCCACTCAAAACCCTTCCTTTTCTcctactcttcttcttcctcctcctcctcctcttcgtccCTTCTCGTGCGCGACGCGCTTCAGGAGAAGCCCCCGAAGCTGCGGGAGAAGCCCCCCACGCCGCACCGAAGCGAAGAATCCGATCGAATcgagaagaggaaggaggaaAAGGACGAGTTTTACCTCAACCTCGGCGTCGCCGTTCGCACCCTCCGCGACGACCTCCCCGCCCTCTTCGTCAAGGACCTCAATTACGTCATCTACCGGTGAAATCCCTAATTCCCACTCCCCCCAATTCAGTTTTAAATTTACGGATTTTGGTTGTTTTTAGACGAAATATGTGTGAACAACTCCTCGATTACTCTTGGTTTGTTTTGATTAAACATGTTCTTATTCGATATATTGAGCATCTTATTTAGTTTGGGAGggatttcattaaatttaatggcTTTGCTAGATTTTGAGCCGAGGGAACTGATATTTATTAACATTTAATAGCTGGTAGCTAATGAAATTGTTAGTTTTAGtgaaatccaaaatcaaaacaaacaaaatttgaataggtgttaataaaagaagaagaagaagaagaagaagaagaagaagaagaagaagaagaagaagtttcgGAGTGTATTTCGAAAGGGTCTATAATTGAGCACTAAGTTTTCTATAGTTCTAGTTCGAGTTATTAAATAGTAAGAAATAGAAATTAGTTTGTCAATTTCAAAACAGCAAACGCCCCATTTTGGAGCTTCTTGATTAAGCTGTAGATAGAAGTTGCTGGGGTGATCTCAATAGTGCTTATCCCAATAACACTACTCGGATAGTAGTTCATCAAACAACGGTACACTGTACGGTAGTGCCAAACAGGCTCTAAGTCACAATATCGAGATGCGACAGGGACCATCATTTTATCCTATAAACGCAATTCCTGTTTTCCTAATTTTGAGTGTTCCATTCTTTCTTGCAGTGATGATATCACATTTGTCGATCCGCTAAACACTTTTAAAGGTATCGAGAACTATAAATTGATCTTCTGGGCGCTCCGATTCCATGGCCGCATCCTGTTTCGCGAGATTGGGTTGAAGATATTCCGTATATGGCAGCCATCAGAAAACATGATCTTAATCCGGTGGGAGCTTCATGGGGTGCCGCGTGTTCCGTGGGAGGCAGAGGGGAGGTTTGAAGGGACCTCACGGTACAAGCTAGATCGAAATGGGAAGATCTATGAGCATAGAGTTGATAACTTGGCGCTGAATTTCCCTCGTGTAGCCATGGGGCCGAAGACTGTGCTGGATTTGGTCATGTGCCCACCGAGCCCCAATCTGACATTCGGGAATGGCTCGTGCTCATGGGTTGAGCTTTACCGGGCAGTGAGGGGAactttggaggaggaggagaaggaggcaACAATTGAAGGATTGG encodes the following:
- the LOC109720680 gene encoding choline-phosphate cytidylyltransferase 1 → MAEAKPQEETGKKTKAEGPVAEAAEGEKDRPVRVYADGIYDLFHFGHARSLEQAKKLFPNTYLLVGCCNDELTHKFKGKTVMTESERYESLRHCKWVDEVIPDAPWVITKEFLDKHKIDYVAHDSLPYADASGAGNDVYEFVKSIGKFKETKRTDGISTSDIIMRIVKDYNQYVMRNLARGYTRKDLGVSYVKEKRLRVNMGLKNLRDKVKQQQEKVGEKLHTVAKLHEEWVENADRWVAGFLEKFEEGCHSMGTAIKERIQESLKRGQSKDFSLLQYEEE
- the LOC109720189 gene encoding zinc finger CCHC-type and RNA-binding motif-containing protein 1 isoform X1 — translated: MVGAVAPWISNTLSASSLPPSSSSSSSYSSSSFVSNSRNSIALFPDLPPASRIFVRNISYFTGEATLIKLFSRFGRIVEVKLAKHEDSKRSKGYAFIQYASQDDAISAMEQMDQKRIDGRTIYAEIAKPVNNGFADYPITSGPPSGRNQQPNCFKDHSYEEDAAYAS
- the LOC109720189 gene encoding APOBEC1 complementation factor isoform X2 yields the protein MVGAVAPWISNTLSASSLPPSSSSSSSYSSSSFVSNSRNSIALFPDLPPASRIFVRIKLAKHEDSKRSKGYAFIQYASQDDAISAMEQMDQKRIDGRTIYAEIAKPVNNGFADYPITSGPPSGRNQQPNCFKDHSYEEDAAYAS
- the LOC109720681 gene encoding uncharacterized protein LOC109720681, encoding MAFLLPNLSAPPLLSPYPNPSPNPHSKPFLFSYSSSSSSSSSSSLLVRDALQEKPPKLREKPPTPHRSEESDRIEKRKEEKDEFYLNLGVAVRTLRDDLPALFVKDLNYVIYRDDITFVDPLNTFKGIENYKLIFWALRFHGRILFREIGLKIFRIWQPSENMILIRWELHGVPRVPWEAEGRFEGTSRYKLDRNGKIYEHRVDNLALNFPRVAMGPKTVLDLVMCPPSPNLTFGNGSCSWVELYRAVRGTLEEEEKEATIEGLVTCS